One window of the Pieris brassicae chromosome 2, ilPieBrab1.1, whole genome shotgun sequence genome contains the following:
- the LOC123720233 gene encoding uncharacterized protein LOC123720233 — MTPCVGHVSRDFIKTIYHNYRIPYIIYTLSYTVAMLFPGMEPLSLVGMVFKLSNFFIETKNHLKGNRIENILWFVNIVPKQLGFSLERDKVFVPFWIGTAFILIYVYGVGSIVYQAKFARLPSDFVKNYFNVSILIFVLTNCYWWIKQRPLLKTVLKQVTENDRLSRETDCLLKKHENLLSVVKKIVFIFNGCNMIDAIFIYLPHRIDVSNNYYSMTPCVGLEPLTASPNREICLIILTLPEFCIITIMLTFQSLILFLIAHTSAMYQLLSSEMLLLDKQDFDQIHYKEMKEKLPKLINRHVLTLDIIKNLQDLYGMPTGVNFGTNAVCIALFFYLSLQECVNFSPIFINSFLVFFLYCYLCQKLIDSSEIFERAVYACGWDKFDVREKRMVYVILLQAQKPVKLLAANIIPVNIYTFATTLQLLYKFLTVIKF; from the exons CTCGTCGGtatggtttttaaattatcaaatttttttatCGAAACCAAAAATCACCTAAAGGGAAACCGTATTGAAAACATCTTATGGTTCGTTAATATAGTTCCTAAGCAGCTTGGATTTTCCTTAGAACGGGATAAAGTGTTTG tACCATTTTGGATTGGAACTGcgttcattttaatttacgtaTATGGAGTTGGAAGTATAGTTTATCAAGCGAAGTTCGCACGATTGCCAAGCGACTTCGTGAAGAACTATTTTAACGTCTCGATTCTGATATTTGTTTTGACTAACTGCTATTGGTGGATAAAACAaag aCCGTTATTGAAAACTGTTTTGAAGCAAGTTACCGAAAATGATAGGTTATCAAGAGAAACTGATTGTCTATTAAAGAAACACGAGAATCTTTTGTCTGTGGTAAAaaagattgtttttattttcaatggaTGTAACATGATTGACGCTATTTTCATCTATCTGCCACATCGCATTGATgtttctaataattattactcaaTGACGCCTTGTGTTG GATTGGAGCCGTTAACAGCCTCCCCGAACCGTGAGATCTGTCTAATAATCCTCACACTACCTGAGTTCTgcattataacaataatgctCACCTTTCAATCTCTAATCCTCTTCCTTATAGCTCACACATCAGCCATGTACCAACTCCTATCCAGCGAGATGCTTCTACTCGACAAACAGGACTTTGACCAGATCCATTACAAAGAAATGAAAGAAAAGCTACCAAAATTGATTAACCGGCATGTCCTAACTTTAGATATTATCAAGAATCTTCAAGATCTCTACGGTATGCCCACGGGCGTGAATTTCGGCACAAATGCCGTCTGTAtcgcattatttttttacttatccCTACAGGAATGCGTTAATTTTAGTCCCATATTTATAAACTCTTTTCTGGTATTCTTCTTGTATTGCTATTTGTGTCAGAAGTTGATTGACTCATCGGAGATTTTTGAAAGAGCCGTGTATGCGTGTGGCTGGGATAAGTTTGATGTGAGAGAAAAGAGAATGGTGTATGTTATCCTGCTGCAGGCACAGAAACCTGTTAAATTGTTAGCGGCTAATATTATACCCGTGAATATATATACGTTTGCTACCACACTCCAATTACTGTATAAGTTTTTgactgttattaaattttaa